Below is a genomic region from Candidatus Neomarinimicrobiota bacterium.
TAGAAACAACCGAGACACCGGCTCGGCGAATCTGGTCTCTTAGCCCAAAATCCTTTGAAAACTCACCGCGTGTCGAAACTTCGTAGACCACTCTTACCAGTTCGCGCCCTTTTTGCCAGGCTTCGATGTCCTCAAAACGATCAAATGAACCCAATAAACTATCCCCCCCCTACATCGTGGGGTTCATGACTCAGGACCCAGGACTTCGGACTCATTCGCCTGGACTATCGTGTTCGACAGTACCCCCAATCGCTCGATGGCCAGTTCCACGGTATCGCCGTCCTGCAGCCACTGATTATCGGTGATGCCGCTGCCGTTCAGTTCCAGAAAGCAGCCGGTGCCGCAGGTGCCCGAGCCGATGACGTCGCCGGGATACAGGTCCACACCGTAGCTGGCCCGCTCGATGATCTGGGCGAAGGTCCAGCTCATATTTTTCAGGCTGTCGCGGGAGACTTTTGCGCCGTTGACCCGGGCGGTCATCTCCAGGTCGAACCGCTCGCCCTCATCGCCGGGAATTCGCTGGTCGGCCAGCTCGTCCCGGGTCACCAGCCAGGGACCGATGGCCGTGGCGAAGTCTTTCCCTTTGGCCGGCCCCAGGTTGAGCTTCATCTCCTCCATCTGCCAGGTGCGGGCCGACAGGTCGTTCATGATGGTGAAACCGGCAATATGTTCGTCCGCCTGGTCGGCGGGAATGTCCCTGCCGCTCTTGCCGATGACGGCGGCGCACTCCAGCTCGAAGTCCAGGCGCTCCATGTGGC
It encodes:
- a CDS encoding fumarylacetoacetate hydrolase family protein is translated as MLAFLALEGTGMDLAREVLSQVDPGATYAQPLSAVKLLAPVPHPPSMRDAYAFRQHVETARRNRGLDMIPEFDQFPVFYFSNHNAVHGPGPVQVRPRHMERLDFELECAAVIGKSGRDIPADQADEHIAGFTIMNDLSARTWQMEEMKLNLGPAKGKDFATAIGPWLVTRDELADQRIPGDEGERFDLEMTARVNGAKVSRDSLKNMSWTFAQIIERASYGVDLYPGDVIGSGTCGTGCFLELNGSGITDNQWLQDGDTVELAIERLGVLSNTIVQANESEVLGPES